The nucleotide window CTGAGCGGCGAGGCGCTGACGGCCGCCGGACTCGCCCGCGCCTCCTCGGCCATGACCGCGCTCACCGGGACGAGGAGACGATGACGCCCTTCTCCCGTCCCCCGCTGGGCCGCCGGTGGGGTCATCTCCTCGGCGCCTACGGTCTCCTGGCCCTCACCGCGCTGCTGTTCCTGGCCTTCTCGCTGGCGCTGCCGGACACCTTTCCCACCCTGGACAACATCTCCGAGGTGCTGTCCAACGAATCGATCCCCGCCATCCTCGCGCTCGGCGCGACAATCCCCATCGTCACCGCGAAGTTCGACCTGTCCATCGGCTACGGACTGGGCCTGGCACACGTCATGACGATGCGGCTGATCGCCGAAGAAGGGTGGCCCTGGCCGCTCGCCTGCCTCGTGGTGGTGCTCGGCGGGGCGGTCATCGGCACCTTCAACGGTGTCGTCGTCGAATTCGCGAAGATCGACTCCTTTATCGCCACCCTCGGCACCGGCAGCATCCTCTACGCCGTCACCGGATGGCTCACCAACGGGGCCCGGATCGTCCCCGGCCCGCAGGGCCTGCCGGCCGGCTTCACCGACCTCTACGACTCCCGGTTCCTCGGCCTGCCGGTCTCCGCCTTCTACGTCCTCGCCCTCACCGCCGCGCTGTGGCTGCTCCTGGAGCGACTGCCCCTCGGCCGGTACCTGTACGTCATCGGCTCCAACCCCCGCGCCGCCGAACTCGTGGGCATCCCCATCCGGCGCTATGTCATCTCCGCCTTCGCCGGATCGGGCCTGGTCGTGGGCGTCGCCGGTGTGCTGCTGGCCGCACAGCAGCGGATCGGCAACCCCAGCGTCGGCCTGGACTACCTGCTGCCCGCCTTCGTCGGTGCGCTGCTCGGCTCCACCGCGATCAGACCAGGCCGCCCCAACGCCCTGGGCACCCTGGTCGCCGTCGTCATCCTCGCCATCGGTCTGGCCGGCATCGGTCAGCTCGGCGCCCAGTTCTGGGTCACCCCGCTGTTCAACGGCGCGACGCTGCTCCTCGCCGTCGGCATGGCCGGGTATGCCGCGCGCCGTCAGCTGCGTCGGCGACGGACGGAACCCGCCCGGCCCCGCCATGACGTGCCACACACCGCCCCGTGACCGCCGGCCGTCACCACCGTGCCCTTCCGCCGGGAGCGCCCGTGTCCTCGCACCGCACCACCGCCCTCGGCAGCGCCGTCGTTCTGGCCGTGGTGGCCACCGTCCTCGCCGGCTGCGAGCGCGGCACCTCGACCGGCGCCGGGTCCTTCTCGCCGGGGCCGGCACGGACCGGTTGCCCTGCCGTCCTGGCCAGGGCCCGGACGACCGTGGAGCGGGCCATGACGACCCGCTCCACGTGGGACGGCCCCACCACCGGCCCCCGGGCGGTGGCCGGCAAACGGATCGTCTATGTCGCGCAGACCATGAACAACCCCGGTGTCGCGGGCGCCGCCAACGGCGTGCAGGAGGCCGCGCGGGCCATCGGCTGGCAGGTCCGGGTGATCGACGGCCAGGGCACCCCCGCGGGGATCCAGGCGGCCTTCAGTCAGGCCCTCGCCCTGCGGCCCTCGGGCATCGTCATCGGCGGCTTCGACCCGCATCTGACGTCGCAGCAGGTGGCGAAGGCCGGCGCGGCGCACATCCCGCTCGTCGGCTGGCACGCCGTCGACTCCCCCGGCCCGAGCAGGAACCCCGCCCTCTTCAGCAACGTCACCACCCGGGTCCAGGACGTCGCGAGGAGCAGCGCGGACTGGATCATCGTGCACTCCCACGGCCACGCCGGGGTCGTCGTGTTCACCGATGACTCGATCCCGTTCGCCAGGAACAAATCCGAGCTGATCAAGAAGGAGCTGGCCACCTGCTCCGGCGTGACGTTGCTGGCGGAGGAGAACATCCCGATCGCGGACACCAGCAGCCGGACCCCCCAGGAGGTCTCCTCGCTGCTCTCCCGCTTCCGGGACAGCTGGACCCACTCCGCCGCCATCAACGATGTGTACTTCGCCGATGCCGCCCCGGCACTGCGCGCCGCACGCAAGAAGGGCGGCGGCGTCCCCTTCAACATCGGTGCCGGCGACGGCGATCCGTCCGCCTTCCAGCGCATCAACAGCGGTCAGTTCCAGGCCGCCACCGTTCCTGAACCGTTCGCCCAGCAGGGCTGGCAGATCCTCGACGAGTTCAACCGCGCCTTCGCCGGCAGGCCGGCCAGCGGCTACGTCGCCCCCGTGCACATCGCCACGGCCGCCAACAGCGGCGGCGCCACGACATGGAACCCGCCGGGCTACCGCGCGGCGTATCTGAAGATCTGGGGGAAGTGAGTCGGGCCGGCCTCCCGCACCGCCGGGCCCGAACACCGGGGAGAGCCGGG belongs to Streptomyces sp. NBC_01454 and includes:
- a CDS encoding ABC transporter permease, translated to MTPFSRPPLGRRWGHLLGAYGLLALTALLFLAFSLALPDTFPTLDNISEVLSNESIPAILALGATIPIVTAKFDLSIGYGLGLAHVMTMRLIAEEGWPWPLACLVVVLGGAVIGTFNGVVVEFAKIDSFIATLGTGSILYAVTGWLTNGARIVPGPQGLPAGFTDLYDSRFLGLPVSAFYVLALTAALWLLLERLPLGRYLYVIGSNPRAAELVGIPIRRYVISAFAGSGLVVGVAGVLLAAQQRIGNPSVGLDYLLPAFVGALLGSTAIRPGRPNALGTLVAVVILAIGLAGIGQLGAQFWVTPLFNGATLLLAVGMAGYAARRQLRRRRTEPARPRHDVPHTAP
- a CDS encoding substrate-binding domain-containing protein encodes the protein MSSHRTTALGSAVVLAVVATVLAGCERGTSTGAGSFSPGPARTGCPAVLARARTTVERAMTTRSTWDGPTTGPRAVAGKRIVYVAQTMNNPGVAGAANGVQEAARAIGWQVRVIDGQGTPAGIQAAFSQALALRPSGIVIGGFDPHLTSQQVAKAGAAHIPLVGWHAVDSPGPSRNPALFSNVTTRVQDVARSSADWIIVHSHGHAGVVVFTDDSIPFARNKSELIKKELATCSGVTLLAEENIPIADTSSRTPQEVSSLLSRFRDSWTHSAAINDVYFADAAPALRAARKKGGGVPFNIGAGDGDPSAFQRINSGQFQAATVPEPFAQQGWQILDEFNRAFAGRPASGYVAPVHIATAANSGGATTWNPPGYRAAYLKIWGK